A window of the Pseudomonas furukawaii genome harbors these coding sequences:
- the asd gene encoding aspartate-semialdehyde dehydrogenase gives MKRVGLIGWRGMVGSVLMQRMLEERDFDLIEPVFFTTSNVGGQGPAVGKDIAPLKDAYSIDELKTLDVILTCQGGDYTNEVFPKLREAGWNGYWIDAASSLRMQDDAVIVLDPVNRRVIDQQLDAGTKNYIGGNCTVSLMLMALGGLFEAGLVEWMSAMTYQAASGAGAQNMRELIKQMGATHAAVADDLANPASAILDIDRKVAEAMRGEDFPTENFGVPLAGSLIPWIDKELPNGQSREEWKGQAETNKILGRFKSPIPVDGICVRIGAMRCHSQALTIKLNKDVPIADIEGMISQHNPWVKLVPNQREISMRELTPTAVTGTLTVPVGRLRKLNMGSQYLGAFTVGDQLLWGAAEPLRRMLRILLER, from the coding sequence ATGAAGCGTGTAGGTCTGATCGGTTGGCGCGGCATGGTGGGTTCCGTTCTCATGCAGCGCATGCTGGAAGAGCGGGATTTCGACCTGATCGAGCCGGTGTTCTTCACCACTTCCAATGTCGGTGGCCAGGGCCCCGCGGTCGGCAAGGACATTGCCCCGCTGAAGGATGCCTACAGCATTGACGAGCTGAAGACCCTCGATGTGATCCTCACCTGCCAGGGCGGCGACTACACCAACGAGGTGTTTCCCAAGCTGCGCGAGGCCGGCTGGAACGGCTACTGGATCGACGCGGCCTCCAGCCTGCGCATGCAGGACGACGCCGTGATCGTGCTGGACCCGGTCAACCGCCGTGTCATCGACCAGCAACTGGACGCCGGCACCAAGAACTACATTGGTGGCAACTGCACCGTCAGCCTGATGTTGATGGCCCTGGGCGGCCTTTTCGAAGCGGGTCTGGTGGAGTGGATGAGCGCCATGACCTATCAGGCCGCCTCCGGCGCCGGTGCGCAGAACATGCGCGAGCTGATCAAGCAGATGGGCGCGACCCATGCGGCGGTCGCCGATGACCTGGCCAACCCGGCCAGCGCCATCCTCGACATCGACCGCAAGGTCGCCGAAGCCATGCGCGGTGAAGACTTCCCCACCGAGAACTTCGGCGTGCCCCTGGCCGGCAGCCTGATCCCCTGGATCGACAAGGAACTGCCCAACGGCCAGAGCCGCGAAGAGTGGAAGGGCCAGGCCGAGACCAACAAGATCCTCGGTCGTTTCAAGAGCCCGATCCCGGTGGACGGCATCTGCGTGCGCATCGGCGCCATGCGCTGCCACAGCCAGGCGCTGACTATCAAGCTGAACAAGGATGTGCCCATCGCGGATATCGAGGGCATGATCAGCCAGCACAATCCCTGGGTGAAGCTGGTGCCGAACCAGCGCGAGATCAGCATGCGCGAGCTGACCCCCACCGCCGTGACCGGCACCCTGACCGTTCCGGTCGGACGTCTGCGCAAGCTCAACATGGGCTCCCAGTACCTCGGTGCCTTCACCGTGGGTGACCAGCTGCTGTGGGGTGCCGCCGAGCCCCTGCGCCGCATGCTGCGCATCCTGCTGGAGCGCTGA
- the leuB gene encoding 3-isopropylmalate dehydrogenase translates to MSKQILILPGDGIGPEIMAEAVKVLEVANDKFQLGFELTEDVIGGAAIDKHGVPLADETLERARKADAVLLGAVGGPKWDKIERDIRPERGLLKIRSQLGLFANLRPAILYPQLAEASSLKPEVVSGLDILIVRELTGGIYFGQPREQRVLENGERQAYDTLPYSESEIRRIARVGFDMARVRGKKLCSVDKANVLASSQLWREVVEEVAKDYPDVELSHMYVDNAAMQLVRAPKQFDVMVTDNMFGDILSDEASMLTGSIGMLPSASLDSNNKGMYEPCHGSAPDIAGQGIANPLATILSVSMMLRYSFNQTVAADAIEKAVSLVLDQGLRTGDIYSPGATRVGTREMGDAVVAALRNL, encoded by the coding sequence ATGAGCAAACAGATTCTGATTCTCCCGGGCGATGGCATTGGTCCGGAGATCATGGCCGAGGCGGTCAAGGTGCTGGAGGTCGCGAACGACAAGTTCCAGCTGGGCTTCGAACTGACCGAGGACGTCATCGGTGGCGCCGCCATCGACAAGCACGGCGTGCCGCTGGCCGACGAGACCCTGGAGCGCGCCCGCAAGGCCGACGCGGTACTGCTGGGCGCCGTGGGCGGCCCGAAGTGGGACAAGATCGAGCGTGACATCCGGCCGGAACGCGGCCTGCTGAAGATCCGCTCGCAACTGGGACTCTTCGCCAACCTGCGCCCCGCCATTCTCTACCCGCAACTGGCCGAGGCCTCCAGCCTCAAGCCGGAAGTGGTCTCCGGCCTGGATATCCTCATCGTCCGTGAACTGACCGGCGGCATCTACTTCGGCCAGCCCCGCGAGCAGCGCGTGCTGGAGAACGGCGAGCGCCAGGCCTACGACACCCTGCCGTACAGCGAGAGCGAGATCCGCCGCATCGCCCGCGTCGGTTTCGACATGGCCCGCGTGCGCGGCAAGAAACTCTGTTCGGTGGACAAGGCCAACGTTCTCGCTTCCAGCCAGCTGTGGCGCGAAGTGGTGGAGGAAGTGGCCAAGGACTACCCGGACGTCGAGCTCAGCCATATGTACGTCGACAACGCCGCCATGCAGCTGGTGCGCGCGCCCAAGCAGTTCGACGTGATGGTGACCGACAACATGTTCGGTGACATCCTGTCGGATGAGGCTTCCATGCTCACCGGTTCCATCGGCATGCTGCCTTCTGCTTCGCTGGATTCGAACAACAAGGGCATGTACGAACCCTGCCATGGCTCGGCGCCGGATATCGCCGGCCAGGGTATCGCCAACCCCTTGGCGACCATTCTCTCGGTCTCGATGATGCTGCGTTACAGCTTCAACCAGACAGTGGCCGCCGATGCCATCGAGAAGGCTGTCAGCCTGGTCCTCGACCAGGGGCTGCGCACGGGCGACATCTACTCGCCGGGTGCGACCAGGGTCGGTACTCGCGAGATGGGCGATGCAGTGGTCGCGGCCCTGCGTAATCTGTAA
- a CDS encoding class I SAM-dependent methyltransferase → MSDKAHEQVVQRQFGERANAYLSSAVHAQGAEFAQLQAAVDGRCDARVLDLGCGAGHVGFHVAPLVGEVVAYDLSGQMLEVVAAAAAERGLDNLRTERGAAERLPFADGSFDFVFSRYSAHHWSDLGLALREVRRVLKPGGTAAFIDVASPGSPLFDTHLQAVEVLRDTSHVRDYSVAEWLRQVSEAGLFVDRHARQRLRLEFDSWIARMRTPDVFRDAILALQKAVGEEVREYFEITEDGSFSTDVLVLWATR, encoded by the coding sequence GTGAGCGACAAGGCCCATGAGCAGGTGGTGCAGCGCCAATTCGGTGAGCGGGCGAACGCCTACCTGAGCAGCGCCGTGCATGCCCAGGGCGCGGAATTCGCGCAATTGCAGGCAGCCGTGGACGGTCGGTGTGATGCCCGGGTGCTCGATCTCGGTTGTGGCGCCGGGCATGTCGGCTTCCATGTCGCACCACTGGTCGGCGAAGTGGTGGCGTATGACCTCTCCGGGCAGATGCTCGAAGTGGTCGCCGCTGCGGCCGCCGAGCGGGGCCTGGACAATCTGCGTACCGAGCGCGGGGCGGCCGAACGTCTTCCCTTCGCCGACGGCAGCTTCGATTTCGTCTTCAGCCGCTATTCGGCGCACCACTGGAGCGACCTGGGCCTGGCCCTGCGCGAGGTGCGTCGCGTGCTGAAGCCGGGCGGCACGGCAGCCTTCATCGATGTGGCGTCGCCGGGCAGTCCGCTGTTCGACACCCATTTGCAGGCAGTGGAAGTGCTGCGTGACACCAGTCATGTGCGCGATTATTCCGTCGCCGAATGGCTTCGGCAGGTCAGCGAGGCGGGCCTGTTCGTCGACCGCCATGCCCGTCAGCGCCTGCGCCTGGAGTTCGACTCCTGGATTGCGCGGATGCGGACGCCGGATGTGTTTCGCGATGCGATCCTCGCCCTGCAGAAAGCGGTGGGCGAGGAAGTGCGCGAGTATTTCGAGATCACCGAAGACGGCTCCTTCAGCACCGACGTCCTGGTGCTGTGGGCCACGAGATAA
- the leuD gene encoding 3-isopropylmalate dehydratase small subunit, with protein sequence MKAFTQHTGLVAPLDRANVDTDQIIPKQFLKSIKRTGFGPNLFDEWRYLDVGQPNQDNSKRPVNPEFVLNFPRYQGASVLLARENFGCGSSREHAPWALEEYGFRAIIAPSYADIFFNNSFKNGLLPIILKDEEVDELFQQCEATEGYQLTVDLAAQTVTRPDGKQYGFDVDAFRKHCLLNGLDDIGLTLQDADAIKAFETKHRADSPWLFRDA encoded by the coding sequence ATGAAAGCCTTTACCCAACACACCGGTCTCGTCGCTCCGCTGGATCGCGCCAACGTCGATACCGACCAGATCATCCCCAAGCAATTCCTCAAGTCGATCAAGCGCACCGGCTTCGGCCCGAACCTGTTCGACGAGTGGCGCTACCTGGATGTGGGGCAACCCAACCAGGACAACTCCAAGCGTCCGGTGAACCCGGAGTTCGTCCTGAACTTCCCGCGCTACCAGGGTGCCAGCGTGCTCCTGGCCCGTGAGAACTTCGGCTGCGGCTCGTCCCGCGAGCACGCGCCCTGGGCGCTGGAGGAATATGGCTTCCGCGCCATCATCGCGCCGAGCTATGCCGACATCTTCTTCAACAACAGCTTCAAGAACGGCCTGCTGCCGATCATCCTCAAGGATGAAGAAGTGGATGAGCTGTTCCAGCAATGCGAAGCCACCGAAGGCTACCAGTTGACCGTCGACCTCGCGGCCCAGACCGTGACCCGGCCGGATGGCAAGCAGTACGGCTTCGACGTGGATGCCTTCCGCAAGCATTGCCTGCTCAACGGGCTGGACGACATCGGCCTGACCCTGCAGGACGCCGACGCCATCAAGGCGTTCGAAACGAAGCACCGTGCCGACAGCCCCTGGCTGTTCCGCGACGCCTGA
- the leuC gene encoding 3-isopropylmalate dehydratase large subunit, with translation MAGKTLYDKLWDAHEVKRRDDGSSLIYIDRHILHEVTSPQAFEGLRLAGRKPWRIDANIATPDHNVPTTRAERQGGLEAIADEVSRIQVKTLDENCDDFGILEFKMNDVRQGIVHVVGPEQGATLPGMTVVCGDSHTSTHGAFGALAHGIGTSEVEHVLATQCLVAKKMKNMQVRVEGQLPAGVTAKDIVLAIIGRIGTAGGNGHALEFAGSAIRDLSVEGRMTLCNMAIEAGARVGLVAVDEKTIAYVEGRPFAPKGADWDKAVAAWRGLVSDADAHFDTVVEMRAEDIKPQVSWGTSPEMVLPVDQRVPDPAAEADPVKRGSIERALKYMGLAANQAITDIQLDRVFIGSCTNSRIEDLRAAAEVAKGRKVAGTIKQALVVPGSGLVKRQAEQEGLDKIFIEAGFEWREPGCSMCLAMNPDRLESGEHCASTSNRNFEGRQGAGGRTHLVSPAMAAAAAVTGRFVDVRELLK, from the coding sequence ATGGCCGGCAAGACGCTCTACGACAAGCTCTGGGATGCACATGAGGTGAAGCGACGCGACGATGGCTCGTCGCTGATCTACATCGATCGTCACATCCTCCACGAAGTGACCTCGCCGCAGGCCTTCGAAGGGCTGCGTCTGGCGGGTCGCAAGCCGTGGCGCATCGACGCCAACATCGCCACCCCGGACCACAACGTACCCACCACCCGGGCCGAGCGTCAGGGTGGCCTCGAAGCCATCGCCGACGAAGTGTCGCGCATCCAGGTCAAGACCCTGGACGAGAACTGCGATGACTTCGGCATCCTCGAGTTCAAGATGAACGACGTCCGCCAGGGCATCGTCCACGTGGTCGGCCCGGAGCAGGGCGCCACCCTGCCGGGTATGACCGTGGTCTGCGGTGATTCCCACACCTCGACCCACGGTGCCTTCGGCGCCCTGGCCCACGGCATCGGCACCTCCGAAGTGGAGCATGTGCTGGCGACCCAGTGCCTGGTGGCGAAGAAGATGAAGAACATGCAGGTGCGCGTCGAGGGCCAGTTGCCCGCCGGTGTCACCGCGAAGGACATCGTGCTGGCGATCATCGGCCGCATCGGCACCGCCGGCGGTAACGGGCACGCCCTGGAGTTCGCCGGCAGCGCCATTCGTGACCTGTCCGTGGAAGGCCGCATGACCCTCTGCAACATGGCAATCGAGGCCGGCGCCCGCGTGGGCCTCGTGGCCGTGGACGAGAAGACCATCGCCTACGTCGAAGGCCGCCCCTTCGCGCCCAAGGGCGCCGATTGGGACAAGGCCGTGGCTGCCTGGCGCGGTCTGGTGTCCGATGCCGACGCCCACTTCGACACCGTGGTGGAGATGCGGGCCGAGGACATCAAGCCGCAAGTGAGCTGGGGCACTTCCCCGGAGATGGTGCTGCCGGTGGACCAGCGTGTGCCGGACCCGGCCGCCGAGGCCGACCCGGTCAAGCGGGGCTCCATCGAACGCGCCCTGAAGTACATGGGCCTCGCTGCCAACCAGGCGATCACCGATATCCAGCTGGATCGCGTATTCATCGGCTCCTGCACCAACTCCCGCATCGAGGACCTGCGTGCAGCCGCTGAAGTGGCCAAGGGTCGCAAGGTCGCCGGAACCATCAAGCAGGCGCTGGTGGTGCCGGGTTCGGGCCTGGTCAAGCGGCAGGCCGAGCAGGAGGGCCTGGACAAGATCTTCATCGAGGCGGGCTTCGAATGGCGTGAGCCGGGCTGCTCCATGTGCCTGGCCATGAACCCGGATCGCCTGGAAAGTGGCGAGCACTGCGCGTCCACCTCCAACCGCAACTTCGAGGGGCGTCAGGGCGCCGGTGGTCGTACTCACCTGGTGAGCCCGGCCATGGCCGCCGCCGCCGCAGTGACCGGCCGTTTCGTCGATGTTCGCGAGTTGCTGAAGTAA
- a CDS encoding LysR family transcriptional regulator, whose translation MDLASLNAFIAIAETGSFSEAGERLHLTQPAVSKRIASLEQQLSVRLFDRLGREVSLTEAGRALLPRAYQILNVLDDTRRALSNLSGDISGRLTLATSHHIGLHRLPPLLRAFTKAYPQVALDIQFLDSEVAYEEILHGRVELAVITLAPETALPVQAVPVWNDPLDFVAAPEHPLARDKTIFLPDVARHPAVFPGGNTFTHHIVRRMFEAEGLTPNIAMSTNYMETIKMMVSIGIAWSVLPRTMLDDSVVRLPLQDIQLSRQLGYILHTERTLSNAAKAFMALLDAQRDDLAYL comes from the coding sequence ATGGATCTGGCCAGCCTCAACGCCTTCATCGCCATCGCAGAGACCGGCAGCTTCTCCGAAGCCGGCGAGCGCCTGCACCTGACGCAGCCGGCGGTGAGCAAGCGCATCGCCTCCCTGGAGCAGCAACTGAGCGTTCGCCTGTTCGACCGCCTGGGCCGGGAAGTGAGCCTGACCGAAGCCGGCCGCGCCCTGCTCCCACGGGCCTACCAGATCCTCAACGTGCTGGACGACACACGCCGCGCCCTCAGCAACCTGTCAGGCGACATCAGCGGCCGCCTGACCCTGGCCACCAGCCACCACATCGGCCTGCATCGCCTGCCCCCCCTGCTGCGCGCCTTCACCAAGGCCTACCCGCAGGTAGCCCTGGACATCCAGTTCCTCGATTCGGAAGTGGCCTATGAAGAGATCCTTCATGGTCGCGTGGAGCTGGCGGTGATCACCCTGGCGCCGGAAACCGCCCTGCCGGTGCAGGCCGTGCCGGTGTGGAACGACCCGCTGGACTTCGTCGCCGCGCCGGAGCATCCGCTGGCCCGGGACAAGACCATCTTCCTGCCTGACGTGGCCCGACACCCGGCGGTTTTCCCCGGCGGCAACACCTTCACCCATCACATCGTGCGCCGCATGTTCGAGGCCGAGGGGCTGACGCCCAACATCGCCATGAGCACCAACTATATGGAGACCATCAAGATGATGGTCTCCATCGGCATCGCCTGGAGCGTGCTGCCACGCACGATGCTGGACGATTCTGTGGTGCGCCTGCCGCTGCAGGATATCCAGCTCTCTCGCCAGCTGGGCTACATCCTGCATACCGAGCGCACCCTGTCCAACGCCGCCAAGGCCTTCATGGCGCTGCTGGACGCACAGCGGGACGATCTTGCGTACCTGTGA
- a CDS encoding EAL domain-containing protein — MRRPSDSNPPIPHIPALDPVAFERSWQDATSLLAALNGARLGAWSWDIDSGQVSWSRGAQALFGLDPRQPLEQPLTYLDLIPEEDREEVLRLFHDVLAGRPTERALRHRIRWPDGSLHWLEINGSLQPGSEGRRRMVGVIRDVTVQRAQEQALKDSQERLDLALESADLGTWDWHIPQGTLYGSARAAMLHGLPRAPFEGDIRRFFDCVPAEDRRAMRRTYQNLLDGHRDEYQSTYRTRLGSGKVRYLESTAKLYRDADGQPLRMTGILMDITERVRREQRLAASEQKFATLFQASPDPICVSRIRDGLFIEINPSFSDIFGWQAGDIVGRSAPDIGFWADTEQRTRLFQQLLRDQGLDNVEARFTTRDGRQLTCVVSSRFIRVERQLCITTTFRDITDRQLAEAALKASQEKFAKAFHSSPDAITITERETGRYIEVNEGFTRLTGYHPDEVLGRTAGEMQIWAHPEQRDQMVDLIKRNGRVHHLEMLGQHRDGSRKMVEVSVEQIELDGTPCLLLTARDISALKDAQAQIQHLAYHDPLTNLPNRALLTDRLTQQVALLQRHHMRGALLFLDLDHFKHINDSLGHPLGDAVLKMVTARLEASVRLEDTVARLGGDEFVVLLTGLEGKRSEVTRQVRSIADELRQLLAQPMLLDGHRLQVTPSIGIALIPDHGTSPADLLKRADIALYRAKDSGRNAIQLFRSTMQEAASERLRLENDLRQALVRGEFELHYQPQVDARDNRIIGAEALLRWQHPNLGPQSPGSFIRVLEESGLVLDVGAWVLDEACRTGQRLLADGLVDADHFDLSVNISPRQFRQSDFVERVERSLASSGLPAHALTLEITEGIVIQNLDDTIGKMRRLKRLGVSFAMDDFGTGYSSLTYLKRLPVDALKIDQSFVRDSTLDPNDAEIIRAIVAMARSLDLEMVAEGVERPEQLAFLEQQGCHLYQGYLFSKPVPLAEFRALLTLSRQGEEAPCASSPGQALPPGP, encoded by the coding sequence ATGCGCAGACCCAGTGACTCGAATCCCCCGATCCCCCACATTCCCGCCCTGGACCCCGTCGCGTTCGAGCGTTCCTGGCAGGACGCCACAAGCCTGCTGGCCGCACTGAACGGCGCCCGACTGGGCGCCTGGTCCTGGGACATCGACTCCGGCCAGGTCAGCTGGTCACGCGGCGCCCAGGCGCTGTTCGGACTGGACCCGCGACAACCCCTGGAGCAGCCCCTGACCTACCTCGACCTGATCCCCGAGGAAGATCGCGAGGAGGTGTTGCGGCTGTTTCACGATGTGCTCGCCGGTCGCCCGACGGAGCGCGCCCTGCGCCACCGCATCCGCTGGCCGGACGGCAGCCTGCACTGGCTGGAAATAAACGGCAGCCTGCAACCCGGAAGCGAGGGCCGGCGGCGGATGGTCGGGGTGATCCGCGACGTCACCGTCCAGCGAGCCCAGGAACAGGCGCTGAAGGACAGCCAGGAGCGCCTCGACCTGGCACTGGAGTCCGCCGACCTCGGCACCTGGGATTGGCACATTCCCCAGGGCACCCTGTACGGCTCGGCCCGCGCCGCCATGCTTCACGGCCTGCCCCGGGCCCCCTTCGAAGGCGACATCCGGCGGTTCTTCGATTGCGTGCCGGCCGAAGATCGCCGGGCCATGCGCCGCACCTACCAGAACCTTCTGGACGGTCACCGCGACGAATACCAGTCCACCTACCGCACACGCCTCGGCAGCGGCAAGGTGCGTTACCTGGAGAGCACCGCCAAGCTCTACCGCGACGCCGACGGCCAGCCCCTGCGCATGACCGGCATCCTCATGGACATCACCGAGCGGGTCCGCCGCGAGCAGCGCCTGGCAGCCTCGGAGCAAAAGTTCGCCACGCTCTTCCAGGCCAGCCCCGACCCCATCTGCGTCTCTCGCATCCGCGATGGCCTGTTCATCGAGATCAATCCCAGCTTCAGCGACATCTTTGGATGGCAAGCGGGGGACATCGTCGGTCGCAGCGCTCCGGATATAGGGTTCTGGGCCGACACCGAACAGCGCACGCGGCTGTTCCAGCAACTGCTGCGGGACCAGGGCCTGGACAACGTGGAGGCACGCTTCACCACCCGCGACGGCCGACAGCTCACCTGCGTGGTGTCCAGCCGCTTCATCCGCGTCGAGCGCCAGCTCTGCATTACCACCACATTCCGCGACATCACCGATCGCCAGCTAGCCGAAGCGGCGCTGAAGGCCAGCCAGGAGAAGTTCGCCAAGGCGTTCCACTCCAGCCCGGACGCCATCACCATCACCGAGCGGGAAACCGGCCGCTACATCGAGGTCAACGAGGGATTTACGCGGCTCACCGGCTATCACCCGGACGAGGTGCTGGGACGCACCGCCGGCGAGATGCAGATCTGGGCGCATCCCGAGCAACGGGACCAGATGGTGGACCTGATCAAGCGCAACGGTCGCGTGCACCACCTGGAAATGCTCGGCCAGCACCGCGACGGCAGCCGCAAGATGGTCGAGGTGTCGGTCGAGCAGATCGAACTGGACGGCACGCCCTGCCTGCTACTCACCGCCCGGGATATCAGCGCCCTCAAGGATGCCCAGGCGCAGATCCAGCACCTGGCCTACCACGACCCACTGACCAACCTGCCCAATCGCGCCCTGCTGACCGACCGCCTCACCCAGCAAGTGGCGCTGCTGCAGCGCCACCACATGCGCGGCGCCCTGCTCTTCCTCGACCTGGACCATTTCAAGCACATCAACGATTCCCTGGGCCACCCGCTGGGCGACGCCGTCCTGAAGATGGTCACCGCCCGTCTGGAAGCCAGCGTGAGGCTGGAGGACACCGTCGCCCGGCTGGGTGGCGACGAGTTCGTGGTGCTGCTGACCGGCCTGGAAGGCAAGCGCTCGGAGGTCACTCGCCAGGTCCGCTCGATCGCCGATGAGCTCAGGCAGCTGCTGGCCCAACCCATGCTGCTGGACGGCCACCGCCTGCAGGTGACCCCGAGTATCGGCATCGCCTTGATCCCGGACCATGGCACCAGCCCGGCTGACCTGCTGAAGCGCGCCGATATCGCCCTGTACCGAGCCAAGGATTCCGGCCGCAACGCGATCCAGCTGTTCCGCAGCACCATGCAGGAAGCCGCCAGCGAACGCCTGAGGCTGGAGAACGACCTGCGCCAGGCCCTGGTGCGAGGCGAGTTCGAATTGCACTACCAGCCGCAGGTGGATGCCCGGGACAACCGCATCATCGGCGCCGAGGCCCTGCTGCGCTGGCAACACCCCAACCTCGGCCCGCAATCGCCCGGGTCGTTCATCCGGGTGCTGGAAGAGAGCGGCCTGGTCCTCGACGTGGGCGCCTGGGTACTGGATGAAGCCTGTCGCACCGGCCAGCGACTGCTGGCCGATGGCCTGGTCGACGCCGACCACTTCGACTTGAGCGTCAACATCAGCCCGCGGCAGTTCCGCCAGAGCGATTTCGTCGAGCGCGTGGAGCGGAGCCTGGCCAGTAGCGGCCTGCCGGCCCATGCGCTGACGCTGGAGATCACCGAAGGCATCGTGATCCAGAACCTGGACGACACCATCGGCAAGATGCGCCGACTGAAGCGACTGGGTGTCAGCTTCGCCATGGACGACTTCGGTACCGGCTACTCCTCGCTGACCTACCTCAAGCGCCTGCCGGTGGATGCGCTGAAGATCGACCAGTCCTTCGTCCGGGACTCCACACTGGACCCGAACGACGCCGAGATCATCCGTGCCATCGTCGCCATGGCCCGCAGCCTGGACCTGGAAATGGTCGCCGAGGGCGTGGAGCGACCGGAGCAACTGGCCTTCCTCGAGCAGCAGGGCTGCCACCTCTACCAGGGCTACCTGTTCAGCAAGCCGGTGCCCCTGGCGGAATTCAGGGCGCTGCTGACCCTCAGTCGCCAGGGCGAGGAAGCCCCATGCGCCAGCTCACCCGGCCAGGCGTTGCCCCCTGGCCCCTAG
- a CDS encoding Hsp20 family protein, producing MSNAFSLAPLFRHSVGFDRFNDLFESALRNETGSGYPPYNVEKHGDDQYRIVIAAAGFQEEDLELQVERGVLTVAGGKRERTDESVTYLHQGIAQRAFKLSFRLADHIEVRAAGLQNGLLNIDLVRVVPEEAKAKRIPINGQRPVLES from the coding sequence ATGAGCAACGCTTTCTCCCTCGCCCCCCTGTTCCGTCATTCCGTGGGTTTCGACCGCTTCAACGATCTGTTCGAGTCGGCCCTGCGCAATGAGACCGGCAGCGGCTACCCGCCCTACAACGTCGAGAAGCACGGTGACGACCAGTACCGTATCGTCATCGCCGCGGCCGGCTTCCAGGAAGAAGACCTGGAACTGCAGGTCGAGCGGGGCGTTCTGACCGTGGCTGGCGGCAAGCGCGAGCGTACCGACGAGTCGGTCACCTACCTGCACCAGGGCATCGCCCAGCGCGCCTTCAAGCTGTCCTTCCGCCTGGCGGACCACATCGAGGTCCGGGCTGCCGGTCTGCAGAACGGATTGCTGAACATCGACCTGGTCCGCGTGGTTCCGGAGGAGGCCAAGGCCAAGCGCATCCCGATCAATGGGCAGCGTCCGGTACTGGAGAGCTGA
- a CDS encoding tRNA dihydrouridine synthase has product MQIALAPMEGLVDEILRDVLTRVGGIDWCVTEFIRVCDRLLAASTFEKLAPELADGARTRAGTPMRVQLLGSDPVCLAENAAFACELGAPVIDLNFGCPAKTVNKSRGGAVLLKEPELLHAILREVRRAVPASIPVTAKMRLGFDSPDGALDCARALAEGGAQQIVVHARTKAEGYKPPAHWEWVARVQDVVKVPVFANGEVWTLDDWHRCRQVSGVEDIMLGRGLVSRPDLARQIAAARRGETVTEMTWDELLPLLRDFWLQARRKLAPRYAPGRLKQWLGMLTRSYPESVALFAEIRREQDCARIDAWLGLSERQRDFAEAV; this is encoded by the coding sequence ATGCAAATCGCCCTGGCCCCGATGGAAGGGCTGGTCGACGAAATCCTTCGCGACGTGCTGACCCGGGTGGGCGGCATCGACTGGTGCGTGACCGAATTCATCCGCGTCTGCGATCGGCTGCTGGCCGCCAGTACGTTCGAGAAGCTGGCGCCCGAGCTGGCCGATGGCGCGCGCACGCGCGCCGGAACCCCGATGCGGGTCCAGTTGCTGGGCTCCGATCCGGTGTGCCTGGCGGAGAACGCCGCCTTCGCCTGCGAGCTGGGGGCGCCGGTGATCGACCTCAACTTTGGCTGCCCGGCCAAGACGGTGAACAAGTCCCGAGGCGGCGCGGTGCTGCTCAAGGAGCCGGAGTTGCTCCATGCCATCCTCCGCGAGGTCCGTCGAGCGGTGCCGGCGAGCATTCCGGTGACGGCGAAGATGCGCCTCGGGTTCGACAGCCCCGACGGCGCCCTGGACTGCGCGCGGGCCCTGGCCGAAGGTGGCGCGCAGCAGATCGTGGTGCACGCCAGGACCAAGGCGGAAGGGTACAAGCCGCCGGCCCATTGGGAATGGGTCGCCCGGGTTCAGGATGTGGTCAAGGTCCCGGTGTTCGCCAACGGCGAGGTCTGGACGCTGGATGACTGGCATCGCTGCCGCCAGGTCAGTGGCGTGGAGGACATCATGCTCGGGCGCGGCCTGGTTTCCCGCCCGGACCTGGCCCGGCAGATCGCCGCCGCCCGCCGGGGGGAGACGGTCACGGAAATGACCTGGGATGAACTCCTGCCGCTGCTCCGGGACTTCTGGCTCCAGGCCCGTCGAAAGCTGGCGCCGCGCTATGCGCCCGGGCGGCTCAAGCAATGGCTCGGCATGCTCACGCGCAGCTACCCCGAGTCCGTGGCCTTGTTCGCGGAGATCCGTCGCGAGCAGGATTGCGCCCGTATCGACGCCTGGCTGGGCCTGTCCGAGCGCCAGCGGGATTTCGCCGAGGCGGTCTGA
- a CDS encoding acyl-CoA thioesterase — translation MSWDLPDPFVIDISVAAEDIDGLGHANNAVYVSWLERCAWRHSQSLGLDLVEYRRLDRAMAVLRHEIDYLAAAYEGQALQMATWIVESDQRLKMDRRFQLVRPEDGATLLRAKTTFVCIELSSGRPKRMPVEFVEGYGRALQPPFPLEL, via the coding sequence ATGAGCTGGGACCTGCCCGACCCCTTCGTCATCGACATCAGCGTCGCCGCCGAGGATATCGACGGCCTCGGCCATGCCAACAATGCCGTCTACGTCAGCTGGCTGGAGCGCTGCGCCTGGCGCCATTCCCAGAGTCTCGGGCTGGATCTGGTCGAGTACCGCCGCCTCGATCGCGCCATGGCGGTGCTGCGTCACGAGATCGACTACCTGGCGGCCGCCTACGAAGGGCAGGCGCTGCAGATGGCCACCTGGATCGTCGAGTCGGACCAGCGCCTGAAGATGGATCGCCGCTTCCAGTTGGTGCGTCCGGAGGATGGCGCCACGCTCTTGCGGGCGAAGACCACCTTCGTCTGCATCGAACTGTCCAGCGGCCGGCCCAAGCGGATGCCGGTGGAGTTCGTGGAAGGCTACGGCCGTGCGCTTCAGCCGCCGTTTCCGCTGGAGCTCTGA